The proteins below are encoded in one region of Triticum urartu cultivar G1812 unplaced genomic scaffold, Tu2.1 TuUngrouped_contig_2878, whole genome shotgun sequence:
- the LOC125527091 gene encoding GDSL esterase/lipase At2g27360-like: MGSRTCSSAVVLAISVVAVLLNADVALCGCSYKRFFAFGDSLIDTGNFVYTIGNGPSPLKELPFGMTFLKHPSGRISDGRVVVDFYAEALGLPLLPPSIPEEATGQFPTGANFAVFGSTALPPEYFKTKYNFTVNPPSTLDRQLASFKKVLARIAPGDVATRALLNESLVLVGEIGGNDYNFWFGNPSKPRETPEEYLPDVVAHIGAAVQEVIDLGARTIVVPGNFPIGCVPAYLSAHQSNVTADYDEFHCLKWYNEFSQKHNRALQQELARLRSKNPGVKVVYADYYGAAMQFVQKPQAYGIADPLVACCGGNGPYHTGGACNNQTKLWGSPDGFASWDGLHMTEKAYKIVSDGVLNGPFADTPLLHLC; this comes from the exons ATGGGTAGTCGCACGTGCTCCTCCGCCGTCGTGCTCGCCATCTCCGTCGTGGCGGTGCTTCTCAACGCGGACGTGGCGCTGTGCGGCTGCAGCTACAAGCGCTTCTTCGCGTTCGGTGACTCCCTCATCGACACCGGCAACTTCGTGTACACCATCGGCAACGGCCCGTCGCCACTCAAGGAGCTCCCCTTTGGCATGACCTTCTTGAAGCACCCCAGCGGCCGCATCTCCGACGGCCGTGTCGTCGTCGACTTCTATG CGGAGGCGTTGGGCCTGCCGCTGCTGCCGCCGAGCATCCCGGAGGAGGCGACCGGGCAGTTCCCCACCGGCGCCAACTTCGCCGTGTTTGGCTCCACGGCGCTGCCGCCGGAGTACTTCAAGACCAAGTACAATTTCACAGTGAACCCGCCTTCCACCCTGGACCGGCAGCTCGCCTCCTTCAAGAAGGTCCTCGCGCGCATCGCTCCAGGGGACG TCGCCACGAGGGCTCTCCTGAACGAGTCCCTGGTGCTGGTGGGCGAGATCGGCGGGAACGACTACAACTTCTGGTTCGGCAACCCCAGTAAACCCCGCGAGACGCCGGAGGAGTACCTGCCCGACGTGGTCGCCCACATCGGCGCCGCCGTGCAGGAGGTGATCGACCTCGGCGCCAGGACGATCGTCGTCCCGGGCAACTTCCCCATCGGGTGCGTGCCGGCCTACCTGAGCGCCCACCAGAGCAACGTCACGGCCGACTACGACGAGTTCCACTGCCTCAAGTGGTACAACGAGTTCTCCCAGAAGCACAACCGGGCGCTGCAGCAGGAGCTCGCCCGGCTCCGGTCGAAGAACCCCGGCGTCAAGGTCGTCTACGCCGACTACTACGGCGCCGCCATGCAGTTCGTCCAGAAGCCGCAGGCGTACGGCATCGCCGACCCGCTCGTCGCGTGCTGCGGCGGCAACGGGCCGTACCACACCGGCGGGGCGTGCAACAACCAGACGAAGCTGTGGGGCAGCCCCGACGGGTTCGCCAGCTGGGACGGCCTGCACATGACGGAGAAGGCATACAAGATTGTCTCCGACGGCGTGCTGAACGGGCCGTTCGCCGACACCCCGCTGCTCCATCTTTGCTAG